A single Brucella intermedia LMG 3301 DNA region contains:
- a CDS encoding AsmA family protein produces the protein MGRIFVIVGGLLVLLLTAALVVPPFVDWSGYRADFEREASRILGRPVKVAGDVSARLLPFPSVAFSDVRVGADAAQPVMTVDTFSMDAELMPFLRGQLLIFDMRVDRPRATISLDRDGKVDWAIRPSTPLDPAKIKLERLSVKDGTITLREEASGRSHTATELNAVISANSLAGPWQANGSLVLRGERLAIDLTSGEAKPDGSLRVRARISPDAIPATFETDGDVTVTEGRLDYAGDFSLRSSDMVAKTGKDQKAPAETPFFSGVRVTGKFKADRSRFDASEFRMEQGPADNPYVVNGKAFIDYGEEPRFEVSADGQQLYWGPNEAASEEQTGSDMPIADRIAIVRRVLEQLPIPTIPGNVDLRLPAVIAGGTTIRSVTVSAEPDGNNWNIRQFAADLPGRTKVEAKGTLSVGKDFGFKGELLVASRQPSGLATWLNETVDDSVRKLDGAGFSGQVELRDGMQRIDNLEIALGKTTLKGSFVREVKGLAQPAITLALNGGVVESEALQAFTGFFSSGDGLGLLDGQSLNLAFKAGPVRYQDMEAGNVDMALRLHDGRFDFDRLMIGDVAGTTLTATGTYEPFANTPSGSLDATILSADLSRFLSLMANRYPQLPLFHALSIRAANFPGLFEDSEINVIANAVSPSVPAVAPVPAKTAASKDKSDRPAEAKAKNPPGVGEFSFSVTGKAGGMKLDLSGTASGGEGESEPLQMQLNGTAASEQGEAVLALIGLPTLPLGLAGELTADLSMQGAPSAGMRTLLKLTAPDGAATADGVISLVGGDIAASGKAQLKSADLQPFIATAGFALPGFGEGLSADLASDFQFAKGILRFPNLTGKLDGEEVSARLEANFADSGLPQLKGEAKLATLEVDSLAAIMLGQDAFEPAKPVAKTIWPRGAFAVRSSLPLLLDVKLNVAQAHMGGFGTATEFSTRLLKTMDGLQLNELTGNWAGGYLVGNVSLSNSDKNALLSTELKWSGANLKDFYQLETGAAPLGGVVKAAVNLNGSGESVAALVGSLAGTASFDVENFTVNGLDGAALPAMIAAADATGDQSSGPDKLASKQFVGIADKATGQGTFTPGNARFDFTISGGVARMAAANLNDGNAVLLGDLQFDLSTLGIGGNGSLTFQNDGGSDTGISPQVAFSLGGTYSVPEVTFDKQPLIQFLTQRALEREQERVESMQASLMEKQRLRRQLGLFEADEEERNRLQREEEARRRSEAKAREAARQAAEEAQQLEAQKPQAAPAGGTNAPLASPDGGQSLNEFLKSLEQVPAAPAPQP, from the coding sequence TTGGGCCGCATATTCGTCATCGTCGGCGGGCTACTCGTGCTGCTGTTGACGGCAGCACTTGTCGTGCCACCTTTTGTTGACTGGAGCGGCTATCGCGCCGATTTCGAGCGGGAGGCGAGCCGTATTCTGGGGCGTCCCGTCAAAGTCGCCGGTGACGTCAGCGCCCGACTTTTGCCATTTCCCTCGGTGGCGTTCTCCGATGTGCGTGTCGGGGCCGACGCGGCCCAACCGGTGATGACCGTCGACACGTTCTCGATGGATGCCGAACTGATGCCGTTCCTGCGCGGCCAGCTTCTGATCTTCGATATGCGTGTCGACCGTCCGCGGGCGACGATTTCGCTCGACAGGGATGGCAAGGTCGATTGGGCAATCCGTCCGTCGACGCCGCTCGATCCGGCGAAAATCAAGCTGGAACGACTTTCCGTCAAAGATGGCACCATCACGCTTCGCGAAGAAGCGAGCGGTCGCAGCCATACGGCGACCGAACTCAATGCGGTGATCTCTGCAAACAGTCTGGCAGGTCCGTGGCAGGCCAATGGAAGCCTCGTCTTGCGGGGAGAAAGGCTTGCGATCGACCTGACAAGCGGCGAAGCGAAGCCTGATGGATCGCTGCGCGTGCGGGCTCGAATTTCACCGGATGCAATACCGGCTACTTTCGAGACCGATGGCGATGTGACCGTAACCGAGGGTCGGCTGGACTATGCCGGCGACTTTTCTCTCCGTTCGTCGGATATGGTTGCAAAGACGGGCAAAGACCAGAAGGCGCCGGCGGAAACGCCCTTTTTCAGTGGCGTGCGTGTAACCGGAAAGTTCAAGGCGGATCGCAGTCGTTTCGACGCGAGCGAATTCCGGATGGAGCAGGGGCCAGCCGACAATCCTTATGTGGTGAATGGCAAGGCCTTCATCGATTACGGCGAAGAGCCACGTTTCGAGGTCAGTGCCGATGGCCAGCAGCTCTACTGGGGGCCGAACGAGGCCGCCAGCGAAGAACAGACTGGCTCAGACATGCCAATTGCAGACCGGATTGCGATTGTGCGCCGTGTTCTTGAGCAATTGCCCATTCCGACCATACCCGGCAATGTGGATTTGCGCCTACCTGCGGTGATCGCGGGTGGTACGACGATACGCTCGGTCACGGTGAGTGCGGAACCTGATGGAAACAACTGGAATATTCGTCAGTTCGCTGCCGATCTTCCTGGACGAACCAAGGTGGAAGCCAAGGGCACGCTTTCGGTCGGCAAGGATTTCGGCTTCAAGGGCGAATTGCTGGTTGCCTCGCGCCAGCCTTCGGGACTGGCAACATGGCTCAACGAGACAGTCGATGATTCCGTCCGCAAGCTGGACGGTGCAGGCTTCTCCGGTCAAGTCGAGCTTCGCGACGGTATGCAGCGGATCGATAATCTCGAAATCGCCTTGGGAAAAACAACGCTCAAAGGCTCATTTGTTCGCGAAGTAAAGGGGCTGGCGCAGCCTGCAATAACGCTCGCGCTCAATGGCGGTGTGGTGGAAAGCGAAGCACTACAAGCCTTTACAGGATTTTTCTCCAGCGGTGACGGCCTTGGTCTGCTTGATGGTCAGTCGCTGAATCTGGCTTTCAAGGCGGGACCGGTCCGGTATCAGGACATGGAGGCTGGCAATGTCGATATGGCGCTCCGGCTGCATGACGGACGCTTCGATTTCGACCGGCTGATGATCGGCGACGTGGCGGGCACGACACTGACTGCGACCGGCACTTACGAACCTTTTGCCAATACGCCCTCCGGTTCGCTCGACGCGACAATCTTGTCTGCCGACCTTTCGCGGTTCCTGTCGCTGATGGCCAATCGCTATCCCCAGTTGCCGCTGTTCCACGCGCTTTCGATACGTGCAGCCAATTTCCCTGGCCTGTTCGAGGATAGCGAAATCAATGTCATCGCCAACGCAGTTTCGCCTTCGGTACCAGCGGTGGCCCCGGTGCCTGCAAAAACTGCGGCATCCAAAGACAAGAGCGACCGACCCGCCGAGGCGAAAGCCAAGAATCCTCCCGGTGTTGGCGAGTTTTCATTCAGCGTTACCGGCAAGGCGGGCGGAATGAAGCTTGACCTGTCGGGGACCGCGAGCGGCGGCGAAGGGGAGAGCGAGCCGTTGCAGATGCAATTGAACGGTACCGCGGCATCGGAACAAGGCGAAGCGGTGCTTGCATTGATCGGATTGCCCACCCTGCCGCTGGGGCTTGCGGGTGAACTTACGGCCGATCTGAGCATGCAAGGTGCACCGAGCGCGGGAATGCGGACGCTCCTCAAGCTCACGGCACCTGACGGGGCAGCGACTGCCGACGGTGTGATTTCGCTGGTTGGCGGTGATATTGCCGCCAGTGGCAAGGCTCAGCTGAAGTCCGCCGATCTGCAACCCTTCATCGCGACGGCAGGTTTCGCCCTGCCTGGATTTGGGGAGGGACTTTCAGCAGACCTTGCCAGCGACTTCCAGTTTGCAAAAGGTATCTTGCGGTTCCCCAATCTGACGGGAAAGTTGGACGGGGAAGAGGTGTCGGCGCGGCTCGAGGCCAATTTTGCCGACAGCGGACTCCCGCAGCTGAAGGGTGAAGCAAAGCTTGCCACGCTTGAGGTCGACAGTCTCGCAGCGATCATGCTCGGGCAGGATGCGTTCGAGCCGGCAAAGCCTGTTGCGAAGACGATCTGGCCGCGCGGCGCATTCGCTGTGCGATCATCGCTGCCGCTCCTGCTGGATGTGAAACTCAATGTAGCGCAGGCGCATATGGGCGGCTTCGGGACCGCCACGGAGTTTTCGACACGGCTGCTGAAGACCATGGACGGCCTTCAGCTGAACGAATTGACCGGTAACTGGGCAGGCGGATACCTGGTCGGCAATGTTTCCTTGAGCAACAGCGACAAGAATGCTCTTCTCTCGACGGAACTCAAGTGGAGTGGCGCAAACCTCAAGGATTTCTACCAGCTGGAGACCGGTGCTGCGCCGCTTGGCGGCGTAGTGAAAGCCGCTGTCAATCTGAACGGAAGTGGCGAGAGCGTGGCGGCGCTCGTCGGATCGCTGGCTGGAACTGCAAGTTTCGACGTGGAGAATTTTACCGTCAATGGTCTGGACGGGGCGGCGTTGCCCGCGATGATCGCGGCAGCTGACGCGACGGGCGATCAGTCTTCTGGCCCTGACAAACTCGCTTCGAAGCAATTTGTCGGTATTGCCGACAAGGCTACGGGGCAAGGTACGTTCACGCCGGGTAATGCGCGGTTTGACTTTACCATTAGCGGCGGTGTCGCGCGTATGGCTGCGGCGAACCTGAATGACGGCAATGCAGTCCTTCTCGGTGATCTGCAATTCGATCTGTCCACGCTCGGTATTGGCGGAAACGGCAGTCTGACGTTCCAGAACGATGGCGGTTCCGATACCGGCATCTCACCGCAGGTAGCCTTTTCTCTGGGGGGCACCTATAGCGTACCGGAAGTGACTTTCGATAAGCAGCCCTTGATTCAGTTCCTCACCCAGCGTGCACTCGAGCGCGAGCAGGAGCGTGTTGAATCGATGCAGGCAAGCCTCATGGAGAAGCAGCGTCTTCGCCGCCAGCTTGGACTTTTCGAGGCGGATGAAGAGGAACGCAACCGCTTGCAGCGTGAGGAAGAGGCAAGGCGCCGTTCTGAAGCAAAGGCGCGTGAAGCGGCCCGGCAAGCCGCAGAGGAAGCGCAACAGCTTGAGGCGCAAAAGCCGCAGGCCGCTCCGGCGGGAGGGACGAATGCCCCCCTCGCATCGCCGGACGGCGGGCAATCCCTCAACGAATTTCTGAAAAGCCTGGAGCAAGTGCCTGCTGCCCCGGCACCTCAGCCTTGA
- a CDS encoding FAD-binding oxidoreductase — MSLENVVALARNEDGIAAAVGVLKQRFGERAQTGQAIREQHGHTTTYVPTQAPDIVIFAENAQEVQDVVRICAEHRVPVIAFGAGSSLEGQVNAPAGGVSLDLTRMNKVVAVHAEDLDCVVEPGVTRRELNEYLRDTGLFFPIDPGANATLGGMASTRASGTNAVRYGTMRENVLALKAVMPDGRLIETSKRVKKTAAGYDLTRLLVGAEGTLGIITELTLKLQGIPQAISGGICPFPDVDSACRTVIETIQMGIPVARIELVNTLQMQALILHSKLPYEAQPYLFVEFHGTESGVAEQAELFGEIAAGNGGGDFRWTHDAEERDRLWRARHDAYLASFLLRPGCKGVSTDVCVPISRLADCIGETEKDLAETGLIAPIVGHVGDGNFHLLLLLDTDDASEMERAEAFMDRLAKRAIAMEGTCTGEHGIGQGKMKYLTMELGEATDYMRAIKQALDPDNIMNPGKILIS, encoded by the coding sequence ATGTCGCTTGAAAATGTTGTCGCGCTTGCCCGCAACGAGGACGGTATCGCCGCAGCAGTCGGTGTCCTCAAGCAGCGTTTCGGTGAGCGTGCGCAGACCGGTCAGGCTATCCGCGAACAGCACGGCCACACGACAACCTATGTGCCGACGCAGGCACCCGACATCGTCATCTTTGCCGAGAACGCGCAGGAAGTGCAGGATGTCGTGCGTATATGTGCCGAGCACCGTGTGCCGGTTATCGCTTTCGGTGCCGGCTCGTCGCTCGAAGGGCAGGTGAACGCGCCAGCTGGCGGCGTGTCGCTTGACCTCACCCGCATGAACAAGGTGGTTGCCGTTCACGCGGAGGATCTCGATTGCGTGGTGGAGCCGGGCGTTACGCGTCGGGAACTGAATGAATATCTGCGCGACACGGGACTGTTCTTCCCGATCGATCCGGGTGCCAATGCCACGCTGGGCGGCATGGCTTCAACCCGCGCTTCCGGCACGAATGCGGTGCGCTATGGGACCATGCGTGAAAATGTGCTGGCGCTTAAAGCCGTGATGCCCGATGGCCGCCTGATCGAGACCTCCAAGCGCGTGAAGAAAACGGCTGCGGGCTACGACCTCACGAGGCTGCTTGTCGGAGCGGAAGGAACTCTTGGCATCATCACCGAACTGACATTGAAACTACAGGGAATTCCACAGGCGATTTCCGGTGGCATCTGTCCTTTCCCGGATGTGGATTCGGCTTGCCGCACGGTGATCGAAACCATCCAGATGGGCATTCCCGTTGCGCGCATCGAGCTTGTGAACACGCTTCAGATGCAGGCGCTGATCCTCCACTCCAAACTGCCTTATGAGGCGCAGCCCTATCTGTTTGTCGAGTTCCACGGGACGGAAAGCGGCGTTGCCGAGCAGGCGGAATTGTTTGGAGAGATTGCTGCGGGCAATGGCGGCGGCGATTTCCGGTGGACACACGATGCAGAGGAGCGCGACAGGCTCTGGCGTGCCCGGCACGATGCCTATCTGGCATCGTTCCTGCTGAGACCGGGTTGCAAAGGTGTTTCGACGGATGTTTGCGTGCCGATTTCGCGTCTGGCGGATTGCATTGGCGAGACGGAAAAGGACCTCGCCGAAACCGGCCTGATCGCTCCGATCGTCGGGCATGTGGGCGATGGAAATTTCCACCTGCTCCTGCTTCTGGACACGGATGATGCGAGCGAAATGGAACGTGCCGAAGCTTTCATGGACCGGCTCGCCAAACGTGCCATCGCCATGGAGGGCACCTGCACCGGTGAGCACGGTATCGGGCAGGGCAAGATGAAGTATCTTACCATGGAATTGGGTGAGGCCACGGATTACATGCGGGCCATCAAGCAAGCACTTGATCCCGACAACATCATGAATCCGGGTAAAATACTGATTTCGTGA
- a CDS encoding heme-degrading domain-containing protein encodes MAQGDDSKQAIAQIIRQEQALIFPSFDENAAFALGASIRDIAVKEKLGIAIEISQWDRQLFYATTAGSTVDNQEWLRRKFNVVRRFHASTYRLVLEQNREDRMFAPHKALNVEDYALAGGGFPIRVAGAGVIGAVIVSGLPQREDHNLVIRAVAKHLGQDPVALALPAV; translated from the coding sequence ATGGCACAAGGCGACGACAGCAAGCAGGCGATTGCGCAGATCATCCGACAGGAACAGGCGCTTATTTTTCCCTCGTTTGACGAAAATGCAGCATTTGCGCTGGGTGCGAGCATCCGCGATATCGCCGTGAAGGAAAAGCTTGGAATCGCCATCGAAATATCCCAGTGGGACCGGCAATTGTTTTATGCGACGACAGCCGGAAGCACAGTGGACAATCAGGAATGGTTGCGCCGCAAGTTCAATGTGGTGCGCCGTTTTCACGCTTCGACCTATCGTCTTGTTCTGGAACAGAACCGCGAGGACCGAATGTTCGCTCCCCACAAGGCGCTGAATGTGGAGGATTACGCACTGGCAGGGGGCGGGTTTCCGATCCGCGTTGCCGGGGCGGGCGTGATCGGTGCGGTGATCGTATCTGGGCTGCCGCAGCGCGAGGACCATAATCTGGTGATCCGGGCGGTGGCGAAACATCTTGGGCAAGACCCGGTTGCTCTGGCGCTGCCTGCCGTTTGA
- a CDS encoding serine/threonine protein kinase: MVQNPNIDVPLKGDQIPEFVETAVFKRDVFSETHAGYFVNDPETRIIRRVVSAAPWWSKPLAWILARREIRGLKTVRGIEGVPQLLATDKDGLYRSWTEGTPLHLARPSDPKWYRTAHRILRDMRRLGVTHNDLAKPQNWLMTPEGEAAVIDFQLASVHRRRGALYRLMAYEDFRHLLKQKRAFAKDRMTPTEKRILARRSLPSRIWLATGKKVYNFITRGIFSWSDGEGTGDRIDNEGPAIRAALKSDPRVTDVALALYSLPAKGVGIYAFVETLNADEKSLRARLKGQKVELIQPVAHLPRRADGTVRDDILRLIAMNQMTELDDLLQREPELRGLVEALASHRLNFTDRRVTQLE, encoded by the coding sequence ATGGTTCAGAACCCCAATATAGATGTGCCTCTGAAAGGCGATCAAATACCGGAATTTGTGGAAACCGCCGTATTCAAGCGCGACGTGTTTTCGGAAACCCATGCCGGCTATTTCGTGAACGATCCCGAAACCCGCATCATCCGTCGCGTGGTGAGCGCCGCTCCCTGGTGGTCGAAGCCGCTGGCCTGGATATTGGCCCGGCGCGAAATTCGCGGTCTCAAGACAGTGCGCGGTATCGAAGGCGTCCCACAACTGCTTGCCACTGACAAGGACGGGCTTTATCGATCCTGGACAGAGGGAACGCCACTGCATCTGGCCCGCCCTTCAGATCCGAAATGGTATCGCACCGCGCATCGCATCCTGCGCGACATGCGCCGACTCGGCGTCACCCATAACGATCTCGCCAAGCCCCAGAACTGGCTGATGACGCCTGAAGGCGAAGCAGCGGTCATTGACTTCCAGCTGGCAAGCGTTCATCGCCGTCGCGGTGCCCTCTATCGGCTGATGGCGTATGAGGATTTCCGCCATCTGCTCAAGCAGAAGCGTGCCTTCGCCAAGGACCGGATGACACCAACGGAAAAACGCATTCTGGCGCGCCGGTCCCTGCCCTCCCGCATCTGGCTCGCGACAGGCAAGAAGGTCTACAACTTCATCACCCGTGGCATTTTCAGCTGGTCGGACGGTGAAGGTACGGGCGACCGGATCGACAACGAAGGTCCTGCAATCCGTGCGGCACTGAAATCCGATCCGCGCGTAACCGATGTGGCGCTTGCGCTCTATTCACTTCCAGCCAAGGGCGTCGGCATCTACGCTTTCGTGGAAACGCTCAACGCAGACGAGAAAAGTCTGCGCGCAAGACTTAAAGGACAGAAGGTCGAACTGATCCAGCCGGTTGCCCATCTGCCACGGCGCGCCGATGGGACCGTCCGCGACGACATTCTGCGGCTGATCGCCATGAACCAGATGACGGAACTGGACGATCTGTTGCAGCGTGAACCCGAACTGCGCGGGCTCGTCGAAGCGCTGGCTTCTCATCGCCTGAACTTTACGGATCGTCGCGTTACTCAATTAGAGTAG
- a CDS encoding ATP-dependent helicase, producing MSDFPDDMPFFGDDDAPASRTPAPGSIAARAMAARNQQRGEPDYLKGLNPEQRQAVLTTEGPVLVLAGAGTGKTRVLTTRIAHILTTGLAYPSQILAVTFTNKAAREMKERIGHLVGGAVEGMPWLGTFHSIGVKLLRRHAELANLTSDFTILDTDDVIRLIKQLIQAEGLDDKRWPARTFANMIDGWKNKGFGPSDIPEGDARSFGNGRGRELYQAYQERLRTLNACDFGDLLLHPIRIFRNHPDILREYHAKFRYILVDEYQDTNTAQYLWLRLLAQRPQSRNTSATTQNTNAPIQPARASEGPRGAGERSELGVSENKVNLCCVGDDDQSIYGWRGAEVDNILRFEKDFPGAVVIKLERNYRSTAHILGAAAHLIAHNEGRLGKTLFTEAPNPDDPRVKVHAAWDSEEEARAVGEAIEQAQRQGHLLNNMAILVRASFQMREFEDRFVTLGLNYRVIGGPRFYERLEIRDAMAYLRVVAQPADDLALERIINTPKRGLGEAAIRQVHDYARARDISMFAAACDLIETEELKPKPRSALREVVENFLRWQSMIDNTPHTELAETILDESGYTAMWQNDKSAEAPGRLENLKELIRSMEEYESLRGFLEHVALVMDAEQNEDLDAVNIMTLHSAKGLEFETVFLPGWEEGLFPHQRALDEGGRSGLEEERRLAYVGVTRAKKNLHIWFVSNRRIHGMWQSTIPSRFLEELPEAHVEVAELEGNYGGYGGGYGQSRFDKADPFQNTYSTPGWQRAQQNRSDATRNNWGSRSGSRVERIGYGETDSGFGAGRGSVKGRTIDGELVAKSVADKPSAFKLGDRVFHIKFGNGTISLIDGNKLTIDFDKAGQKRVLDSFVQPI from the coding sequence ATGTCTGACTTTCCCGACGATATGCCGTTTTTCGGCGATGACGACGCTCCGGCAAGCCGCACGCCTGCTCCCGGCAGCATTGCCGCACGTGCCATGGCAGCACGCAACCAGCAGCGCGGCGAACCCGATTACCTGAAAGGGCTGAACCCCGAACAGCGTCAGGCTGTGCTGACGACAGAGGGTCCGGTGCTGGTGCTTGCCGGTGCGGGCACCGGCAAGACACGCGTTTTGACGACCCGTATCGCGCACATTCTGACCACCGGCCTCGCCTATCCAAGCCAGATTCTCGCCGTGACCTTCACCAACAAGGCTGCGCGTGAAATGAAGGAGCGTATTGGCCATCTGGTCGGCGGCGCAGTGGAAGGCATGCCGTGGCTTGGCACATTCCACTCCATCGGCGTCAAGCTTTTGCGCCGCCATGCGGAACTTGCCAATCTGACATCGGATTTCACGATCCTCGACACTGATGATGTGATCCGGCTGATCAAGCAGCTCATTCAGGCTGAAGGCCTTGATGACAAGCGCTGGCCGGCGCGCACCTTCGCCAACATGATCGACGGATGGAAGAACAAGGGATTCGGCCCATCCGATATTCCTGAAGGCGATGCACGCTCATTCGGCAATGGTCGCGGGCGCGAGCTTTATCAAGCCTATCAGGAACGCCTGCGCACATTGAACGCCTGCGATTTCGGCGATCTTCTGCTGCATCCGATCCGCATCTTCCGCAATCATCCGGATATCCTGCGCGAATATCACGCAAAGTTCCGCTACATTCTGGTGGACGAGTATCAGGATACAAATACGGCGCAATATCTCTGGCTGCGCTTGCTTGCACAACGCCCTCAATCGAGAAATACCTCTGCCACAACACAAAACACAAATGCGCCCATACAGCCCGCTAGGGCGTCCGAAGGCCCCCGCGGAGCCGGTGAGCGCAGTGAACTCGGCGTGAGCGAAAACAAAGTCAATCTCTGCTGTGTCGGCGATGACGACCAGTCGATCTATGGCTGGCGCGGGGCAGAAGTGGACAATATTCTTCGTTTCGAGAAGGATTTCCCGGGCGCAGTCGTCATCAAGCTCGAGCGCAACTACCGCTCCACGGCGCACATTCTCGGCGCCGCCGCACACCTGATCGCACATAATGAGGGCCGCCTCGGCAAAACGCTGTTTACGGAAGCGCCCAATCCGGACGATCCACGGGTGAAAGTCCATGCCGCCTGGGACTCCGAAGAGGAAGCGCGCGCAGTCGGTGAAGCGATCGAACAGGCACAGCGTCAGGGGCACCTCCTCAACAACATGGCGATCCTCGTTCGCGCCTCTTTCCAGATGCGTGAATTCGAAGACCGCTTTGTCACGCTTGGCCTCAATTACCGCGTCATTGGCGGTCCGCGCTTCTATGAGCGCCTCGAAATCCGCGATGCGATGGCCTATCTGCGCGTGGTCGCGCAACCTGCCGACGATCTAGCGTTGGAGCGCATCATCAACACGCCGAAGCGGGGGTTGGGCGAAGCCGCCATCCGGCAGGTGCATGATTATGCCCGCGCACGCGACATTTCCATGTTCGCTGCGGCTTGCGACCTCATCGAAACCGAAGAGTTGAAGCCGAAGCCACGCTCCGCGCTGCGCGAAGTGGTCGAGAATTTCCTGCGCTGGCAGTCGATGATCGACAATACACCGCACACGGAACTGGCGGAAACCATCCTCGATGAGTCCGGCTACACGGCTATGTGGCAGAATGACAAGTCTGCCGAAGCACCGGGTCGGCTTGAAAACCTCAAGGAACTCATCCGTTCCATGGAGGAATACGAAAGCCTGCGTGGTTTCCTTGAACACGTCGCCCTTGTCATGGATGCCGAGCAGAACGAGGATCTGGATGCCGTCAACATCATGACGCTGCATTCAGCCAAGGGCTTGGAGTTTGAAACGGTCTTCCTGCCCGGCTGGGAAGAAGGCCTGTTTCCGCACCAGCGCGCGCTTGACGAAGGTGGGCGTTCGGGCCTTGAGGAAGAACGGCGCCTCGCCTATGTCGGCGTGACCCGCGCCAAGAAAAATCTGCATATCTGGTTCGTGTCCAACCGGCGCATCCATGGAATGTGGCAATCCACCATTCCGTCCCGCTTTCTGGAAGAATTGCCGGAAGCGCATGTGGAAGTGGCTGAACTGGAAGGCAATTACGGCGGTTATGGCGGTGGCTATGGGCAGTCCCGTTTCGACAAGGCCGATCCGTTCCAGAACACCTATTCGACGCCCGGCTGGCAGCGTGCGCAACAGAACCGTTCCGATGCGACACGCAATAACTGGGGCTCGCGCTCCGGCAGTCGCGTCGAGCGTATCGGCTATGGCGAGACCGATTCCGGCTTCGGCGCCGGACGTGGTTCTGTGAAGGGCCGCACGATAGACGGCGAACTGGTAGCCAAGTCAGTGGCCGACAAGCCATCGGCCTTCAAGCTTGGCGACCGCGTGTTTCATATCAAGTTCGGCAATGGCACGATCTCGCTTATCGACGGCAACAAACTCACCATCGATTTCGACAAGGCTGGGCAAAAGCGCGTTCTCGACAGCTTCGTCCAGCCGATCTGA